Proteins encoded in a region of the Pelmatolapia mariae isolate MD_Pm_ZW linkage group LG16_19, Pm_UMD_F_2, whole genome shotgun sequence genome:
- the tmem229b gene encoding transmembrane protein 229b has translation MVTSETPEAPVPLTALSRWYLYAIHGYFCEVMFTAAWEFVVNCNWKFPGVTSVWALFIYGTCILIVEQMYLKLRGRCPVLLRCIIYTLWTYLWEFGTGLLLRQFNACPWDYSEFRYNFMGLITAEYAVPWFCASFIVERLVIRKTLRLRFHEGPEDGWSNHQSDAGGGRGNGGTVGGGRRRERSRGMGNNSNGYLKAE, from the coding sequence ATGGTGACATCGGAAACCCCAGAGGCTCCCGTTCCTCTGACAGCGCTGTCACGCTGGTACCTGTACGCCATCCATGGTTACTTCTGTGAGGTGATGTTTACTGCAGCCTGGGAGTTTGTGGTCAACTGCAACTGGAAGTTCCCTGGCGTGACCAGTGTATGGGCACTCTTCATCTATGGCACCTGCATCCTCATTGTGGAGCAGATGTACCTAAAGCTGCGCGGTCGCTGCCCCGTGCTGCTGCGCTGCATCATCTACACTTTATGGACCTACCTGTGGGAGTTTGGTACGGGGCTGCTGCTGCGCCAATTCAACGCCTGCCCTTGGGACTACTCTGAGTTCCGCTACAACTTTATGGGACTGATCACGGCTGAGTACGCGGTGCCCTGGTTCTGCGCGTCCTTCATTGTGGAGCGCCTCGTCATCCGGAAAACGCTGAGGCTGCGCTTTCACGAAGGGCCCGAGGATGGTTGGTCAAACCATCAATCAGATGCTGGGGGTGGCCGAGGGAATGGAGGAACTGTGGGGGGtgggagaaggagagagaggagcagagggaTGGGAAATAATTCTAATGGCTACCTTAAAGCAGAATGA